Genomic segment of Flavobacteriales bacterium:
AATGTAAATCGGCCATAAATTGCATTTCGATAATTTCTTCGCCTTCTCCTTTGCAATTGTCACACCTGCCACCATCCACATTAAACGAAAAGACAGAGCTTTTATAGCCGCGTTGTTTTGAAATAACCTGATCGGCAAATAAATCTCTGATTACATCATACGCCTTAACGTAGGTAACGGGGTTGGAGCGAGAAGATTTTCCGATGGGATTTTGGTCAATAAATTCCACGGCATCAATCAATTTCACATCACCACCCAGTCCTTCTGATTCGCCAGCTTTAATTCCGGTATAGTTATCGAGCAAACGGGCAATGGCCGGATAAAATATACCCTTAACCAAACTTGTTTTTCCAGAACCGGAAACCCCTGTAATACAAGTAAAAACCGATAGGGGTATTTTGGTAGAAACGGATTTAAGGTTATTGTGTGATGCTTTTTTAATCTCGATGTAGTTATTCCATTTTCTGCGGGATTTTGGAATTTCAATCTCTTCGATTTTATTCAAATAATCTGCCGTTAAACTTCGTCCCGCCATCATTTGGGTAAAATCGCCTTGAAAAACAATGTCGCCACCCAAGCTGCCGGCTAAAGGGCCAATGTCTATCAACTCGTCAGCGGCCTGCATCACGTCTTCATCATGTTCTACCACCACCACGGTGTTGCCCACATCTTTCAGTTTGTTTAAAACCGTCAATAAACGTTCTGTGTCTCTTGAGTGCAAACCAATGCTCGGTTCATCCAAAATATAGGTAGAACCCACAAGACTACTACCCAAAGAGGTGGCCAGGTTTATGCGTTGCGATTCACCACCAGAAAGCGTGTTGGAAAGTCGGTTTAAACCTAAATAACCCAAACCCACATCCGACAAAAATTCCAATCTAGATGTTATTTCTAACAAAAGCCTTTTTGCTATTTGTTTCTGATGGTCATTCAGTTGCATTTTGCTGAATAATTCACGAGCCTCGTCCACGGTAAGCAGCATGACCTCGGAAAGTGAAATTTTGTCGGGGTTTGCTTTTGAATGAAAAGGTAATGCGGACATTGAAACCAATTTCACATAGTTGGCATCTTTCCGCAATCGGGTGCCTTTGCAATCGGGGCAAATGGTTTTGCCGCGGTACTTAGCCAGCATTACCCGATATTGAATTTTATACGAATTCTCTTCTAAAAATTTGACAAAATCATCGATGCCGTCAGTATGTTTATTTCCGTGCCAAAGTGTTTCTTTTTCATCGTCACTCAATTGGCGGTAGGGTTTATGAATGGGGAAGTTATTTTTTTCGGCAACCGAGATAAAATTTTCTTTCCAAAGACTCAATGTTTCCCCTCGCCAGGGAGCTACAGCACCTTCAAAAACCGATAGATCTTTGTTGGGGATAACCAAATCTTCGTCTATACCAATTACCGAACCAAATCCCTGACATTTTTTGCAAGCCCCATAGGGGTTGTTAAAACTCAGAAAATTGACCGTAGGTTGTTCAAATTGCATGCCGTCAAGCTCAAATTTGTTGCTGAATTCATTTTCTTTTACACTGTTTTCAGAATGAATTTGAACAGTCATTTCGCCAAGACCTTCATAAAAAGCTGTCTGAATGGAGTCGTTTAAACGCTGTAAATACTCTTGACTGTCCGTGTCTTCAGCCACCACTCGGTCAATAAGCAGGAAAATGTCGTTGCTCCGAACTTTTTCTTCCTTAAAATCTGAAATTTTAACAACATCACCTTTGAAAAGCAATCGGCTGAATCCTTTTTGTTGTTCAAGTGCCAGAACCTCTTTCAAAGTTTCGGCAATTTCAAAATTCAATCGGGTTAATATATAGATGTACTGGTCGGGTTGTGTATTCACTAAAATGTGATTGACCACATCTTCAATCGTATGGCATTTCACTTCTTCACCAGAAATAGGCGAAAAGGTTTTTCCCAATCTCGTAAAAAGCAGTTTTAAATAATCATAAATTTCGGTAGAAGTGGCCACCGTAGAACGCGGATTTCTGGTGTTTACCTTTTGTTCAATAGCCACACAAGGTGTCAACCCTTTAATGTAATCAACTTCAGGCTTATCCAATTTACCTAAAAACTGACGGGCATAAGACGACAAACTTTCAACATATCTTCGTTGTCCTTCGGCATAAAGTGTGTCAAACACCAACGATGATTTTCCGGAACCCGAAACTCCGGTAACCACAGTAAATTTATTTCTTTTAATTTTTACGTCTGTATTTTTAAGAT
This window contains:
- the uvrA gene encoding excinuclease ABC subunit UvrA yields the protein MSDNKQKVIEIKGARMHNLKNTDVKIKRNKFTVVTGVSGSGKSSLVFDTLYAEGQRRYVESLSSYARQFLGKLDKPEVDYIKGLTPCVAIEQKVNTRNPRSTVATSTEIYDYLKLLFTRLGKTFSPISGEEVKCHTIEDVVNHILVNTQPDQYIYILTRLNFEIAETLKEVLALEQQKGFSRLLFKGDVVKISDFKEEKVRSNDIFLLIDRVVAEDTDSQEYLQRLNDSIQTAFYEGLGEMTVQIHSENSVKENEFSNKFELDGMQFEQPTVNFLSFNNPYGACKKCQGFGSVIGIDEDLVIPNKDLSVFEGAVAPWRGETLSLWKENFISVAEKNNFPIHKPYRQLSDDEKETLWHGNKHTDGIDDFVKFLEENSYKIQYRVMLAKYRGKTICPDCKGTRLRKDANYVKLVSMSALPFHSKANPDKISLSEVMLLTVDEARELFSKMQLNDHQKQIAKRLLLEITSRLEFLSDVGLGYLGLNRLSNTLSGGESQRINLATSLGSSLVGSTYILDEPSIGLHSRDTERLLTVLNKLKDVGNTVVVVEHDEDVMQAADELIDIGPLAGSLGGDIVFQGDFTQMMAGRSLTADYLNKIEEIEIPKSRRKWNNYIEIKKASHNNLKSVSTKIPLSVFTCITGVSGSGKTSLVKGIFYPAIARLLDNYTGIKAGESEGLGGDVKLIDAVEFIDQNPIGKSSRSNPVTYVKAYDVIRDLFADQVISKQRGYKSSVFSFNVDGGRCDNCKGEGEEIIEMQFMADLHLPCEACGGKRFKQEVLEVTYNGKNIHEILSMTVDDAMLFFENLSSVKNKLQPLQDVGLGYVSLGQSSNTLSGGEAQRIKLASFLGKKNSSTHTLFIFDEPTTGLHFHDIKKLLKSFNALVDQGNTIITIEHNMDVIKSADWVIDLGPEGGKEGGNIVFEGTPEELIKCKNSYTGKYLKAKM